A window of Rhododendron vialii isolate Sample 1 chromosome 13a, ASM3025357v1 contains these coding sequences:
- the LOC131314175 gene encoding uncharacterized protein LOC131314175, translating to MKNTIRCCISCILPCGVLDVIRIVHSNGRVEEISGTVKAAEILKAYPKHVLKKPSTSSGEGCCPKIVIVPPDADLQRGKIYFLMPVPSAPEKSRSRRKKRADTQSGGGNGTNSRNNGSSNNKNNSTTAVSATDFLISDRYLTEILSEKVSTQKDRRRGRAGVWRPHLESICETTSEV from the coding sequence ATGAAGAACACCATAAGGTGCTGCATCTCGTGCATTCTCCCGTGCGGAGTCCTCGACGTGATCCGGATCGTCCACTCGAATGGTCGCGTCGAGGAGATCAGCGGGACCGTCAAGGCCGCGGAAATCCTCAAGGCCTACCCCAAGCACGTCCTGAAGAAGCCCTCCACTTCCTCCGGCGAGGGCTGCTGCCCGAAGATCGTGATCGTCCCGCCCGACGCCGACCTCCAGCGCGGCAAGATATACTTCCTCATGCCCGTCCCTTCCGCCCCCGAGAAGTCCCGGTCGAGGCGGAAGAAGAGAGCGGACACACAAAGTGGTGGCGGCAACGGCACCAACAGCAGAAACAAcggcagcagcaacaacaaaaacaatagTACCACCGCTGTTTCTGCGACGGATTTTTTGATTTCGGATCGGTACTTGACCGAGATCCTATCGGAGAAGGTGTCGACGCAGAAGGATAGGAGGCGAGGGCGCGCCGGAGTGTGGAGGCCTCATCTGGAGAGCATATGTGAGACGACGAGCGaagtttaa